From Paenibacillus sp. V4I7, one genomic window encodes:
- a CDS encoding helix-turn-helix domain-containing protein, which translates to MERNLLCPRFEKAVEILSKRWTSLIVFQLLSGPQRFINIDQALPNLSGKVLSERLKELEHEGIVKRVVFPESPVRIEYSLTDKGLALAPIFGEIAKWSQEWLPVQ; encoded by the coding sequence ATGGAACGAAACCTATTGTGTCCTCGTTTCGAAAAAGCTGTAGAAATCCTCAGCAAGCGCTGGACATCGCTTATCGTTTTTCAATTACTATCAGGCCCGCAGCGGTTCATAAATATCGATCAGGCACTTCCGAATTTGAGCGGCAAGGTATTGTCGGAGCGGCTGAAGGAGCTTGAGCATGAAGGTATCGTTAAGAGGGTAGTATTCCCAGAAAGTCCTGTTCGTATCGAATATTCACTTACGGACAAGGGACTGGCATTGGCTCCGATTTTCGGTGAGATTGCAAAATGGTCACAAGAGTGGCTGCCTGTTCAGTAG
- a CDS encoding SRPBCC domain-containing protein — MENQTQGTLPDIKQTLVFNAPIQKVWNAVATSEGIAAWLMPNDFKPEVGYEFHLEAGPFGKSPCKVTELDPPNRLSFEWGKDWSLTFQLNDLEGKTEFTLVHSGWDADKVTEFGQPHAVVRETMSMGWGGIVKALTAYVEA, encoded by the coding sequence ATGGAAAATCAGACTCAAGGCACATTGCCGGATATCAAGCAAACACTAGTTTTTAACGCACCGATTCAAAAGGTTTGGAATGCTGTAGCAACCTCTGAAGGCATCGCGGCTTGGCTCATGCCAAATGATTTCAAGCCAGAGGTAGGCTATGAGTTTCACTTGGAAGCAGGTCCTTTTGGCAAATCCCCTTGTAAAGTAACCGAGCTTGACCCGCCTAACCGTTTATCTTTCGAATGGGGTAAGGATTGGTCGCTGACTTTCCAATTGAACGATTTAGAAGGCAAAACGGAGTTCACTCTCGTCCACTCTGGTTGGGATGCGGATAAAGTTACGGAATTCGGTCAACCTCATGCGGTTGTTCGCGAGACGATGTCGATGGGCTGGGGTGGCATAGTGAAGGCACTCACTGCTTACGTCGAGGCTTAA
- a CDS encoding class III extradiol ring-cleavage dioxygenase: protein MISPIFVGHGSPMMAIQDTACTQFLLDYGKQLSPKAIVIFTAHWETEVLTISSTNDVYDTIYDFRGFPDELFQIKYPAKGDVELARMISDRFTAKSIPVNLDSQRGLDHGSWVPLLRMFPTPECPVIQVSVNPYLPPAEQYRIGEALRGLDQEDILIIGSGATVHNLRALNWDAKEPDAWAVDFDEWLIQNMQTQNLEALFDYATLAPNARMAVPRPEHFIPLFITMGSGDPERPVQVIHRSYEVGSLSYLSVSF from the coding sequence GTGATTTCGCCCATATTTGTAGGACACGGATCTCCGATGATGGCTATTCAAGATACAGCTTGCACGCAATTCCTGCTCGACTATGGCAAGCAGCTCTCCCCAAAAGCGATTGTTATTTTTACGGCTCATTGGGAAACAGAGGTACTCACTATTTCGTCCACCAATGACGTATATGACACCATCTACGATTTCCGCGGCTTCCCGGATGAACTGTTTCAAATCAAATATCCTGCCAAAGGGGATGTGGAGCTGGCTCGCATGATCTCTGACCGATTCACGGCGAAAAGCATCCCTGTAAACTTGGATTCCCAACGCGGGCTTGACCACGGCTCTTGGGTTCCGCTATTACGGATGTTTCCAACACCAGAATGCCCAGTCATTCAAGTGTCCGTCAACCCGTACTTGCCGCCTGCAGAGCAGTATCGCATTGGCGAAGCACTGCGCGGCCTCGATCAGGAGGATATCCTGATTATCGGAAGCGGCGCTACTGTGCATAACTTACGAGCTCTCAATTGGGATGCCAAAGAGCCGGACGCTTGGGCTGTTGATTTCGACGAATGGCTCATCCAGAACATGCAAACGCAGAACCTGGAAGCGCTGTTCGACTACGCCACTTTAGCCCCGAATGCTCGTATGGCTGTGCCAAGACCAGAGCATTTCATTCCGCTCTTTATTACAATGGGCAGCGGCGACCCAGAACGTCCTGTTCAAGTGATTCATCGCAGCTATGAAGTCGGCTCGCTCAGCTATCTTTCGGTCTCTTTTTAA
- a CDS encoding helix-turn-helix transcriptional regulator, translating into MAVPSQKHDVFQAIADPTRRQVLKLLGEQEMPVTVISGHFPMSRTAVSKHLRILADAGLVKERKVGRETRYRLEAEPLMELKRWLSYYERYWENKLNVLKRFVESDDEEGGNALSALELVDPTKHE; encoded by the coding sequence ATGGCTGTCCCCTCGCAGAAGCATGACGTTTTTCAAGCGATCGCCGATCCGACCCGCCGTCAGGTATTGAAGCTGCTTGGTGAGCAAGAGATGCCCGTCACGGTTATCTCTGGACATTTCCCGATGAGCCGCACCGCGGTGTCCAAGCATCTTCGCATTTTGGCTGATGCCGGGTTGGTGAAAGAACGCAAAGTCGGCCGCGAGACCCGATACAGGCTGGAGGCGGAACCGCTTATGGAGTTGAAGCGTTGGCTATCCTATTATGAACGCTATTGGGAAAACAAGTTAAATGTGCTCAAACGGTTCGTGGAATCGGACGATGAGGAAGGCGGAAATGCTTTATCCGCTTTGGAATTGGTCGATCCTACGAAACACGAATAA
- a CDS encoding Gfo/Idh/MocA family protein has protein sequence MIRFAVIGTNWITEEFIHAARETGEFDLTAVYSRTEEKAAEFAQKFEVSHIYTSLETFAQSKEFDAVYIASPNSLHAEYAILCMNHGKHVICEKPAASNTAELSAMIRDAQTNKVVFMEALKSTLLPNFKAIQDNLHKLGKIRRYFASYCQYSSRYDAYKQGTVLNAFNPIFSNGSIMDLGVYCIYPLAVLFGAPERVQASGVLLESGVDGEGSLLLSYKEMDAVIMHSKISSSYLPAEIQGEHATMVIDKINTPEKVEIRYRDGSVENLTREQGIRTMRYEAEEFIRLIKSGASESLTNSHANSSIAMAIMDEARKQMGLVFPADRKVGQFE, from the coding sequence ATGATACGTTTTGCTGTTATAGGAACCAACTGGATTACAGAAGAATTCATACATGCTGCCCGCGAGACGGGGGAGTTCGACTTAACTGCCGTATACTCGCGTACGGAGGAAAAAGCTGCGGAATTCGCTCAGAAATTTGAGGTTTCTCATATCTATACAAGCCTAGAAACGTTTGCACAAAGTAAGGAATTTGATGCGGTTTATATCGCGAGTCCGAACTCGCTTCACGCTGAATATGCGATACTCTGTATGAATCATGGCAAGCATGTTATCTGCGAAAAGCCGGCGGCATCCAATACCGCTGAGCTCTCAGCGATGATTAGAGATGCACAAACGAATAAAGTGGTGTTCATGGAAGCTCTCAAGTCCACGCTGCTTCCTAATTTCAAGGCGATACAAGACAATTTACATAAACTAGGGAAAATTCGTCGTTATTTTGCGAGCTATTGCCAATATTCCTCTAGATATGATGCTTATAAGCAGGGAACGGTACTGAATGCGTTCAATCCCATTTTTTCAAATGGCTCGATTATGGATCTAGGCGTTTATTGTATTTATCCGTTGGCGGTGCTTTTTGGTGCTCCTGAACGCGTACAAGCAAGCGGAGTGCTGCTGGAGTCGGGTGTAGATGGCGAGGGCAGCCTGCTTCTGAGCTATAAAGAGATGGACGCGGTTATCATGCACTCCAAAATATCGAGCTCCTATCTGCCTGCAGAAATTCAGGGTGAGCATGCGACAATGGTCATCGATAAAATCAACACGCCTGAAAAAGTTGAAATCCGTTACCGAGATGGTTCTGTCGAAAACCTGACGCGGGAGCAGGGTATAAGAACGATGCGCTATGAAGCGGAAGAATTTATTCGGCTTATCAAAAGCGGAGCATCGGAGTCACTGACGAACTCACATGCGAATTCCAGTATAGCAATGGCCATTATGGATGAGGCAAGAAAGCAGATGGGGCTTGTTTTCCCTGCGGATCGTAAGGTGGGTCAGTTCGAATAG